A stretch of the Argentina anserina chromosome 6, drPotAnse1.1, whole genome shotgun sequence genome encodes the following:
- the LOC126798411 gene encoding pentatricopeptide repeat-containing protein At3g59040 isoform X2, with translation MPQALFLKPFIYAPLDNWGKLKECTNSIGANVKMPGRLEVVCMGMLSPRKFLQKRKKMEVFKDAGDEADQKNWRRLMNEIEEKGSAVTVLKNEKLKNKSIPKDVVLGTLVRFKQLRKWNLVAEILEWLQTQDWWNFSEMDYLMLITAYGKEGQFNRAEKVLSLLNEKGYAPNVISHTALMEAYGKGGRYNNAEAIFRRMQSSGPEPSAVTYQIILKFFVEFKEAEEIFETLLDEENSPLKPDQKMFHMMIYMFKKAGSYEKARKMFAVMTERGVRQSTVTYNSLMSFENNYKEVSKMYNQMQRAGLRPDVVSYALLINAYGKARREEEALAVFEEMLDAGVRPTRKAYNILLDAFAVSGMVDQARTVFKSMRRDRYEPDIYSYTTMLSAYVNAPDMEGAENFFTRLKVDGFKPNVVTYGTLIKGYAKTNDIEKMMEKYEEMQACGVKPNQTILTTMMDAYGRNRDFGSAVVWYKEMESCRLRPDQKAKNILLSLAKTAEEQQLANQVVGYLDSSNEQGLGRLSISVGENDEDEDDEDEDDSYDEEVDGPSHVTLSDDNKQEHELIYLNGDSEKNPEDLLTVAEL, from the exons atgcCTCAGGCCCTTTTTTTAAAGCCATTCATTTATGCTCCTTTGGATAATTGGGG TAAATTGAAAGAATGCACAAATTCTATAGGTGCCAATGTGAAGATGCCCGGAAGGCTGGAGGTAGTTTGTATGGGAATGTTGTCACCACGAAAGTTTTTgcagaaaaggaagaagatggaGGTCTTTAAGGACGCTGGCGATGAGGCTGACCAGAAGAACTGGAGGAGattgatgaatgaaattgaagagaaggGTTCTGCTGTGACAGTGCTTAAAAATGAAAAGCTCAAAAATAAGTCGATACCTAAGGATGTTGTCCTCGGAACGTTGGTTAGATTCAAGCAATTGAGGAAGTGGAACCTAGTTGCTGAG ATTCTTGAATGGCTTCAGACCCAGGACTGGTGGAATTTCAGCGAAATGGATTATCTGATGCTTATAACAGCTTATGGGAAAGAAGGCCAGTTCAACAGGGCCGAGAAAGTCTTAAGCTTGTTAAATGAAAAGGGATATGCACCAAATGTAATATCACATACTGCTCTTATGGAAGCATACGGAAAAGGAGGCCGATACAACAATGCTGAAGCAATATTTCGAAGAATGCAGTCTTCAGGACCTGAACCATCTGCTGTGACTTATCAAATCATACTAAAATTTTTTGTTGAG TTTAAAGAAGCTGAAGAAATCTTTGAGACCCTATTAGATGAGGAAAATTCACCTTTGAAGCCAGACCAAAAGATGTTCCACATGATGATCTATATGTTTAAGAAGGCTGGGAGTTATGAAAAAGCTCGTAAGATGTTTGCAGTGATGACTGAGAGAGGGGTTCGGCAATCAACAGTTACTTATAATAGCTTAATGTCTTTTGAAAATAATTACAAGGAAGTTTCAAAGATGTACAACCAG ATGCAAAGAGCTGGTCTCCGACCTGACGTAGTGAGTTATGCCTTACTCATTAATGCTTATGGGAAAGCtagaagagaggaagaagcCTTGGCTGTATTTGAGGAAATGCTTGATGCTGGTGTCAG ACCTACCCGCAAAGCATACAATATTTTGCTGGACGCATTTGCAGTATCAGGAATGGTGGACCAAGCTCGAACCGTCTTTAAAAGCATGAGAAGGGACAG GTATGAACCTGATATTTACTCATATACCACTATGCTGTCAGCTTATGTAAATGCACCTGACATGGAGGGTGCTGAAAATTTTTTCACAAGACTAAAGGTAGATGGATTTAAACCCAACGTCGTCACATATGGGACCTTAATCAAAGGGTATGCTAAGACAAATGATATTGAGAAGATGATGGAGAAGTATGAGGAAATGCAGGCATGTGGTGTCAAACCAAATCAAACGATCTTGACAACCATGATGGATGCGTATGGCAGGAACAGAGATTTTGGGAGTGCTGTTGTGTGGTACAAGGAAATGGAATCATGCAGGCTTCGTCCTGATCAAAAAGCAAAGAATATCCTTTTATCTTTGGCAAAAACAGCAGAAGAACAACAGTTAGCTAACCAAGTTGTAGGATACTTGGATAGTAGCAATGAACAAGGACTTGGTCGTTTATCAATTTCCGTTGGTGAGaatgatgaggatgaagatgatgaggatgaagatgataGTTATGATGAGGAAGTCGACGGCCCTTCACATGTAACTCTATCAGATGACAATAAACAAGAGCATGAGCTGATCTATTTAAATGGTGATAGTGAAAAGAACCCCGAGGACTTGCTTACAGTGGCTGAATTGTAA
- the LOC126798411 gene encoding pentatricopeptide repeat-containing protein At3g59040 isoform X1 yields MPQALFLKPFIYAPLDNWGKLKECTNSIGANVKMPGRLEVVCMGMLSPRKFLQKRKKMEVFKDAGDEADQKNWRRLMNEIEEKGSAVTVLKNEKLKNKSIPKDVVLGTLVRFKQLRKWNLVAEILEWLQTQDWWNFSEMDYLMLITAYGKEGQFNRAEKVLSLLNEKGYAPNVISHTALMEAYGKGGRYNNAEAIFRRMQSSGPEPSAVTYQIILKFFVEGCKFKEAEEIFETLLDEENSPLKPDQKMFHMMIYMFKKAGSYEKARKMFAVMTERGVRQSTVTYNSLMSFENNYKEVSKMYNQMQRAGLRPDVVSYALLINAYGKARREEEALAVFEEMLDAGVRPTRKAYNILLDAFAVSGMVDQARTVFKSMRRDRYEPDIYSYTTMLSAYVNAPDMEGAENFFTRLKVDGFKPNVVTYGTLIKGYAKTNDIEKMMEKYEEMQACGVKPNQTILTTMMDAYGRNRDFGSAVVWYKEMESCRLRPDQKAKNILLSLAKTAEEQQLANQVVGYLDSSNEQGLGRLSISVGENDEDEDDEDEDDSYDEEVDGPSHVTLSDDNKQEHELIYLNGDSEKNPEDLLTVAEL; encoded by the exons atgcCTCAGGCCCTTTTTTTAAAGCCATTCATTTATGCTCCTTTGGATAATTGGGG TAAATTGAAAGAATGCACAAATTCTATAGGTGCCAATGTGAAGATGCCCGGAAGGCTGGAGGTAGTTTGTATGGGAATGTTGTCACCACGAAAGTTTTTgcagaaaaggaagaagatggaGGTCTTTAAGGACGCTGGCGATGAGGCTGACCAGAAGAACTGGAGGAGattgatgaatgaaattgaagagaaggGTTCTGCTGTGACAGTGCTTAAAAATGAAAAGCTCAAAAATAAGTCGATACCTAAGGATGTTGTCCTCGGAACGTTGGTTAGATTCAAGCAATTGAGGAAGTGGAACCTAGTTGCTGAG ATTCTTGAATGGCTTCAGACCCAGGACTGGTGGAATTTCAGCGAAATGGATTATCTGATGCTTATAACAGCTTATGGGAAAGAAGGCCAGTTCAACAGGGCCGAGAAAGTCTTAAGCTTGTTAAATGAAAAGGGATATGCACCAAATGTAATATCACATACTGCTCTTATGGAAGCATACGGAAAAGGAGGCCGATACAACAATGCTGAAGCAATATTTCGAAGAATGCAGTCTTCAGGACCTGAACCATCTGCTGTGACTTATCAAATCATACTAAAATTTTTTGTTGAG GGCTGCAAGTTTAAAGAAGCTGAAGAAATCTTTGAGACCCTATTAGATGAGGAAAATTCACCTTTGAAGCCAGACCAAAAGATGTTCCACATGATGATCTATATGTTTAAGAAGGCTGGGAGTTATGAAAAAGCTCGTAAGATGTTTGCAGTGATGACTGAGAGAGGGGTTCGGCAATCAACAGTTACTTATAATAGCTTAATGTCTTTTGAAAATAATTACAAGGAAGTTTCAAAGATGTACAACCAG ATGCAAAGAGCTGGTCTCCGACCTGACGTAGTGAGTTATGCCTTACTCATTAATGCTTATGGGAAAGCtagaagagaggaagaagcCTTGGCTGTATTTGAGGAAATGCTTGATGCTGGTGTCAG ACCTACCCGCAAAGCATACAATATTTTGCTGGACGCATTTGCAGTATCAGGAATGGTGGACCAAGCTCGAACCGTCTTTAAAAGCATGAGAAGGGACAG GTATGAACCTGATATTTACTCATATACCACTATGCTGTCAGCTTATGTAAATGCACCTGACATGGAGGGTGCTGAAAATTTTTTCACAAGACTAAAGGTAGATGGATTTAAACCCAACGTCGTCACATATGGGACCTTAATCAAAGGGTATGCTAAGACAAATGATATTGAGAAGATGATGGAGAAGTATGAGGAAATGCAGGCATGTGGTGTCAAACCAAATCAAACGATCTTGACAACCATGATGGATGCGTATGGCAGGAACAGAGATTTTGGGAGTGCTGTTGTGTGGTACAAGGAAATGGAATCATGCAGGCTTCGTCCTGATCAAAAAGCAAAGAATATCCTTTTATCTTTGGCAAAAACAGCAGAAGAACAACAGTTAGCTAACCAAGTTGTAGGATACTTGGATAGTAGCAATGAACAAGGACTTGGTCGTTTATCAATTTCCGTTGGTGAGaatgatgaggatgaagatgatgaggatgaagatgataGTTATGATGAGGAAGTCGACGGCCCTTCACATGTAACTCTATCAGATGACAATAAACAAGAGCATGAGCTGATCTATTTAAATGGTGATAGTGAAAAGAACCCCGAGGACTTGCTTACAGTGGCTGAATTGTAA
- the LOC126801078 gene encoding protein DETOXIFICATION 41-like produces the protein MAQPADTTTRLSEQYQPLLHRLDSHSRIPDLSSAAVEEFFELRPIALRWWPRLVAWESRLLWILSGSSIVVSVFNYMLTFVTLMFCGHLGALELAGASIASVGIQGLAFGIMLGMACAVQTVCGQAYGAKHLGAMGIICQRAIILHLGAAVLLTFLYWWSGPILIAIGQSESIAEQGQIYARGLIPQLYAFAINCPQRRFLQAQKIVNPLAYMSIGVFLLHILFTWLVVYVLDYGLIGAALTLSFSWWLLAITFGIYILVSPNCKETWTGFSWKAFSGFWPYCKLTIASAIMLCLEIWYNQGLVLISGLLANPTISLDSISICMNYLNWDMQFMLGLAAAASVRVSNELGAGHPKVAKFSVFVVNGTSILISIVFSAIVLIFKVGLSKSFTSDAEVIEAVSNLIPLLAISVFLNGIQPILSGVAIGSGWQGVVAYVNLTCYYIIGLPIGCVLGFKTSMGVAGIWWGMIIGVFLQTATLIVLTARTDWDAQVANAAERLKSSATVERLLLEEEDV, from the exons ATGGCTCAGCCGGCTGACACTACCACCAGGCTATCGGAGCAGTACCAGCCACTGCTCCACCGACTTGACTCACATTCCCGAATTCCGGACTTGTCATCTGCGGCGGTTGAAGAGTTTTTTGAGTTAAGGCCTATAGCACTGAGGTGGTGGCCTAGGCTAGTTGCATGGGAGTCCAGGCTGCTATGGATTTTATCTGGCTCGTCGATTGTTGTTTCAGTTTTCAATTACATGCTCACCTTTGTGACACTCATGTTTTGTGGCCATCTGGGTGCATTGGAGCTTGCTGGAGCCTCTATTGCTAGTGTGGGAATCCAAGGTCTTGCTTTTGGGATTATG CTGGGCATGGCGTGTGCTGTACAAACTGTTTGTGGACAAGCATATGGAGCTAAACATTTAGGAGCAATGGGGATCATATGCCAAAGAGCAATCATCTTGCACTTGGGAGCAGCAGTCCTCCTTACATTTTTGTACTGGTGGTCAGGTCCAATTCTCATAGCCATAGGCCAAAGCGAGAGCATAGCAGAACAGGGTCAAATCTATGCGCGAGGCTTAATTCCTCAACTCTATGCATTTGCCATAAACTGTCCACAACGGAGGTTCCTTCAGGCACAGAAGATAGTGAACCCTTTGGCATACATGTCCATTGGAGTGTTCCTCCTTCATATTCTTTTCACTTGGTTGGTAGTTTATGTTCTGGACTATGGACTAATAGGTGCTGCTCTTACACTGAGCTTTTCTTGGTGGTTGCTTGCGATTACGTTTGGGATTTACATTTTAGTAAGCCCCAACTGCAAGGAAACTTGGACTGGATTTTCCTGGAAAGCTTTCTCCGGATTTTGGCCTTATTGCAAGCTAACTATTGCTTCTGCTATCATGTTGTG TTTGGAGATCTGGTATAATCAAGGGTTAGTGCTGATATCAGGGCTTCTAGCCAACCCTACAATCTCACTGGACTCCATTTCTATCTG CATGAACTACTTGAACTGGGACATGCAATTTATGCTAGGCCTTGCTGCAGCAGCAAG TGTTCGAGTGAGTAATGAGCTAGGTGCTGGTCATCCAAAGGTCGCCAAATTTTCAGTGTTTGTAGTGAATGGGACTAGCATCCTTATTAGCATAGTGTTCAGTGCTATTGTGCTGATATTCAAAGTTGGATTGAGCAAGTCATTTACGAGTGACGCTGAGGTTATTGAGGCAGTGTCTAATTTGATCCCCTTGCTAGCCATCTCTGTTTTCTTGAACGGCATTCAACCTATACTCTCAG GTGTTGCAATTGGAAGTGGATGGCAAGGAGTTGTAGCTTATGTGAACCTGACTTGTTACTACATCATCGGTCTTCCAATTGGGTGTGTTCTTGGCTTCAAAACTAGTATGGGAGTAGCA GGTATTTGGTGGGGGATGATTATTGGAGTATTTTTACAGACAGCAACTCTAATTGTTCTCACTGCCAGAACCGATTGGGATGCTCAG GTTGCAAATGCAGCTGAGAGATTGAAGAGTTCTGCAACTGTAGAACGCTTACTcttggaggaggaggacgtATGA